The following proteins are co-located in the Dromiciops gliroides isolate mDroGli1 chromosome 2, mDroGli1.pri, whole genome shotgun sequence genome:
- the PWWP2B gene encoding PWWP domain-containing protein 2B: MEPGAPELRVGCRLPVRVEQIVNVDTLVVTLSCGERSFTGILLDCTKKSGLFGLPLSFPKRDAPLSDSCSRWDPCEEKGDVQAPETVPLPPPPQGKPPVAVVDGLDPAPPLVPPLPAGSAPPFPPYFEGAPFPHPLWLRQTYNQWVPQPPPRTIKRTKRRLSRNRDPGRLIMSTIRLRPRQVLCEKCKNTLNPEEGSASQPSTKPRRRLSVPDKEPKKSEELDYEVPRNKREKSAAGELVPRSPVIKISYSTPQGKGEVVKIPSRVHGSLKPFCPQQALQNGGQDPEVQDAGSGDRAASGGPPASIPKLKLTRPVPSGEAPPPKIRLKPHRLPRGGSSSGGGQSVSIYKAELIGELSESNSSSAFYSDESSRRRRRLATLSSGSSGEEDDFTRFPQGKDPHDNLAFLMNYKRKADSSSLSVCSNDSLDESSSDAASPDGCDFLPGDDASVSSSSREERKTVPPLTVRLHTQSVPECVTEDGRTVAVGDVVWGKIPGCPWWPARVLDLSLSHKEAGEPPWREARVAWFGSPTTSSLAVSKLSPFSEFFKLRFNRKKKGVYRKAITEAAKAAEHLSPDIRELLSQYET; the protein is encoded by the coding sequence gtCCGGCCTCTTTGGTCTTCCCTTGTCTTTCCCGAAGCGAGATGCCCCCCTGTCAGATAGCTGCTCACGTTGGGACCCTTGTGAAGAAAAAGGAGATGTTCAGGCCCCCGAGACCGTCCCGCTACCACCGCCACCTCAAGGAAAGCCCCCAGTGGCGGTGGTGGATGGCCTCGACCCCGCCCCTCCCCTGGTGCCCCCCTTGCCCGCTGGGAGTGcgcctcctttccctccctactTTGAAGgcgctcccttcccccaccctctgtGGCTAAGACAGACGTACAACCAGTGGGTTCCCCAGCCTCCCCCACGGACAATAAAGCGCACCAAGAGACGGCTTTCTCGCAACCGGGACCCGGGCCGCCTGATTATGAGCACCATCCGGCTGCGGCCACGGCAGGTGCTTTGTGAGAAGTGTAAGAACACCCTGAACCCCGAGGAGGGCTCGGCGAGCCAACCCAGCACCAAGCCACGACGGCGGCTGAGCGTGCCGGACAAGGAGCCCAAGAAGTCCGAGGAGCTGGACTACGAGGTGCCCAGGAACAAGCGGGAGAAGAGCGCCGCCGGGGAGCTGGTGCCACGCAGCCCGGTCATCAAGATCTCCTATAGCACGCCGCAGGGCAAGGGGGAGGTCGTGAAGATCCCCTCCCGCGTGCACGGCTCTCTCAAGCCCTTCTGTCCACAGCAGGCGCTGCAGAATGGTGGCCAGGACCCAGAGGTGCAAGACGCGGGCTCTGGGGACCGGGCGGCCAGCGGCGGCCCGCCGGCTTCCATCCCCAAGCTAAAGCTGACCCGGCCCGTGCCTTCGGGGGAGGCACCCCCGCCCAAGATCCGCCTGAAGCCCCACCGGCTCCCACGTGGCGGCAGCAGCTCTGGAGGTGGCCAGAGCGTGTCCATCTACAAAGCCGAGCTGATCGGGGAGCTTAGCGAGTCCAACTCATCGTCCGCCTTCTACTCAGATGAGTCTtcgaggcggcggcggcggctcgcCACGCTGTCCTCCGGGAGCTCTGGCGAAGAGGACGACTTCACAAGGTTTCCGCAGGGCAAGGACCCCCATGACAACCTGGCGTTCCtcatgaattacaagaggaaagcCGACTCGTCCAGCCTGTCCGTGTGCAGCAACGACAGCCTGGACGAGTCCAGCTCGGACGCCGCGTCTCCCGACGGCTGCGACTTCCTGCCCGGCGACGACGCTTCGGTGTCCTCCTCGTCCCGAGAGGAGCGCAAGACGGTGCCCCCGCTGACCGTGCGGCTGCACACGCAGAGTGTCCCCGAGTGCGTGACAGAGGACGGGAGGACGGTGGCCGTGGGTGACGTCGTGTGGGGCAAGATCCCCGGCTGCCCGTGGTGGCCGGCCCGCGTGCTGGACCTCAGCCTGAGCCACAAGGAGGCCGGGGAGCCCCCCTGGAGGGAGGCCCGCGTGGCCTGGTTCGGCTCGCCTACCACCTCGTCCTTGGCTGTCTCCAAACTGTCTCCTTTCTCGGAGTTTTTCAAACTGAGATTTAACCGCAAGAAGAAAGGCGTGTATCGCAAGGCTATTACAGAGGCCGCCAAGGCCGCCGAGCACCTGAGCCCGGACATCAGGGAGCTCCTAAGCCAGTATGAGACGTAA